ACAGTAAAAATTTTTTAAAGCACTTAAAAACCATAAATGAATCAATTGATATAAGTTTAGATTACTACTTGTCAAGGCCATACAGTGAAAAAGAATTGATATTCACTCCTACGCTGATTGTCAGAAAAGAAGTTATACCATTTGACAAGCTCCCGAATTATTCAATGTTCTCAGACAGTGTAATTAGACATCATAGTTTAGTCAAAGGGTCTATTAAATATTTTAAAGATGAAATGGCTGCATATAGACAACATAGCGGAGGCATTACACATACTCAACATATGACAAAACACTTTTTGGTTATTCATGAGCTTGAGCTTTTATATAAAGATTTGTATGAGAGCTCAACATCAGAACATTTGAAAGAGAAAATCAGAAAAAAAATTCAGAGCTTTCAAGTAATAAAAATCTTATGGGAGAAAAAAAATCTTTTTATTAAAATATTTAAATACTGTTTAATGTCATTAACCTTGGTAATTAAAAAATATAGCTCATTCAAATTTTTTTTTGTTAACCTCAAAATTTGGTTTTACGTAAATTATCCAAAAGTGCATAAAACACTCAAGCGCTTGTTTAAACGGTAGTATCCCCAAAAGTGTGTATGAAGTGTAGTTGTTTTTTTTACAAATATAGTACTTTTTTTATTTGTTACAGACTTACATGAATGGGAACGGAGCGGAGGCGTAGCCGTAGCGAAGTTCCCATTCATGCTTCCCATTTAAATTTTCCCGTCTCATAATTCAATTTTGGCACTTTGCGCTCATAGGCTTTTCGCGTCATGGCTACATAGCCCAATAGCAGAATAGTGGACTGTGGATTGGGCAATGCTCCGCGCATACGCGTAACCCGCTTGTAGTCCCTGTTCAAGCGCTCTATCCAGTTGGTGCTATACAACATGTTCCGGATGCGATAATCATAGGCCAAATACGTAAAATACCACTCCATCCGTTCCTTATCCCGCATCCGCTTTATTCCTGCATAGTAACGCCCCCATTTTTCCGTAAACTGCTGCCATGCCACCCTGGCCTGTTCTTGGGTATAACTGCTATCCTCTGTGCGAAATACCTGCCTGAAGTCTGCTGCTACCGCTTCCCTATCTTTCGGACGCACTTGCTTCAATACATTCCTCTCTACATGTACCACGCATAACTGCAGTTGTGTCTTCAGAAAATGGCTGAACACCACATCTAAACCTATTCTGGTTTGAATCGAATAATCTTCCAAAATTTTAATAACTTGCTCTCGTGTAAAGTGTAGTTGTTTCATAGCTTTTTGATTTTTTTAGTTTTCAATATTTCTCAAAACAACTCGCTTTAGACATTTTGGGACAGTATCGTATCCGGCGATGGTACAATGAATGGTTCATGTGCTTTAACACATCTGATGGAACTGCCTCTAAAGCAATAAAACCGGAAATGCCGCACATGTGTTAATTGTTTTTTATTGCTCTTATTACAGTTGCAAATTGATTTTCGACGTATTGTACATATCCTGCAAAAGTAACGGTAGCCCCATGCTTCTCAAACCATTTCT
The genomic region above belongs to Bacteroidia bacterium and contains:
- a CDS encoding glycosyltransferase, whose amino-acid sequence is MEDKTLVSVHMVTYNHEPFIREAIEGVLKQKTSFQYELLIGEDCSTDRTLEICKEYALKYPHIIKLHAREKNMGMVPNFYDLLLKCKGKYVAFCEGDDVWIDEYKLQKQVEFLEKNPDFSGACSKVKLIDENSNEHVNSKNFLKHLKTINESIDISLDYYLSRPYSEKELIFTPTLIVRKEVIPFDKLPNYSMFSDSVIRHHSLVKGSIKYFKDEMAAYRQHSGGITHTQHMTKHFLVIHELELLYKDLYESSTSEHLKEKIRKKIQSFQVIKILWEKKNLFIKIFKYCLMSLTLVIKKYSSFKFFFVNLKIWFYVNYPKVHKTLKRLFKR
- a CDS encoding transposase; amino-acid sequence: MEDYSIQTRIGLDVVFSHFLKTQLQLCVVHVERNVLKQVRPKDREAVAADFRQVFRTEDSSYTQEQARVAWQQFTEKWGRYYAGIKRMRDKERMEWYFTYLAYDYRIRNMLYSTNWIERLNRDYKRVTRMRGALPNPQSTILLLGYVAMTRKAYERKVPKLNYETGKFKWEA